atgaaaacctagggggacagtccaattttgccacgaaagtccctcaattaaaagtaatttcaaaaattgacaagttgagggactaaattgcaaagaatttagggattttcgtgcaattcgtgcaattcgcgcaattgagggtacaattgatcaaattgaagcttgaaaggactgtaattgaatgtctagactctaaatgtgcaaaaatcgcaaataaaaagactcaatttgtatttttgtgcaaattcaaccgtAGGCaatatgaagaaacacccaaaattgaactcgatttttgatttttcatgaggtcaatatgaaaagggaattaaaataaaaatattgaacatttttttgtatttttgtgacctcgaaaagtattttttatgaattttctagtattttcctattttccgaaaatgttaaaaaaagtgaaaaatatgaaaaattattttttgttcaaaattggttccttatgcttggccaaggctcccaaacttgatttttcaattttttaatttttgtgaatttttgagaatttttagaaaataaaactaaggaaaacttgattcaAGAATCTCATAACCGAGTACCAACAAGCCGACATCCTCAGTACGGTTTGGGTCCGACATAGCCGAGTCCCGGCCAATGGTCAGTGACCACGCCAACCCCTAGCGAGGGCCAGCAGATCCGGGCGACTCTAGGAGCCCAAATTTAGTTTCGTTCATGAAGTTCACTAGGGAAGCTCGAGAGGGAGATGGCCTGGGGGCGATCGTTAGCCTTCACCCGGACTTGGCTCACCCCCCACCGCTGGCGACCCATGGCCGGGCATGGGTGAGGGCCGATGACCCTCGCCCGATTTGGAAAGAGGTTTAATTTGCCGGCATATCATTTTTCTTGCGGAAAATCGGGAATTGCGGATTGTGTGACTTGGCTTTTCTATTGCTGGTGCTTTGTTGCTCGGGAAGTGAGGACCATAGATTTCTACGACATCATTGAAGACAAGTTCTGCAGGAAACAAACGCGAGATTGCGGACAAGCCGTGGTTTCTCATTTACCTTGTGAAGATGCAATCGCTCGGAAGAATTTCAAAAACGAAACTAGATATGGGCTCTTAAAGTTGCCCGGATTTGCTGGCCCTCGATAGCGGTCGGCACCAACCAACCCCCACCCATCATCAACCATTGCCGGCGACAATGGAGCGGCGTCGgcgagggctatgcaagccctcATCATtgccatcttctttttttccttttactttttttaattttcaacttacTTAGTTATTTAgcttaatttctaatttttttatttttcaatacaAATAAGAGAgtaaattttgatgtttttgcaGATAAAAGTGATGTTTTTTTAGTACAAATGATGAAATCCTGACGCTTTTTAGCtacttttttttactatttttattttaaaaaattttaatttatttttttagtttttagcttttttaaaaaaattaatattaggtggaattttttattaattttttggatttttttttattgctaactaaGATCTTCCAGCAAGTCACGTAAACAACATGTAAGATTTTCGATGACGCTCActcggagttggcactcaaattattatttttcaaaaaaattggcactaaaatgatcccAAAAactattggcaccaaagtgagcgccgtacacaaatattgtcacTACATGTGTCCTTTTGCCTATCTCCATGACTTGCTCTTCCTCGAACATTTATAGAGAAAAATGATAATCTATACTTTCTTAAACTATATCTTCCCTTCAGGTTACGGTGAAAAAGGAAATGTTTACTagtagtcctaaaacttattgtagaaatataattgagtcctaaaacttgtacaAAATGCAAGCAAgtgttaaaacttgtcaaattgattcaatcgagtccttctTTTAATACCGTCAATTTTCctaacaaaaaatgatgatgtggaatttttaaattaattttcttgtcttaagtgacatttttaattattctattttttgaaattttatttaaattaaattaaaaaataaaagaagattaaaaaaattatttgaaaaaaaaaaaacaaagctggAGGGGCCGCCGAAGATCGCCAGCCCTGGCCGATGGTGGATTGCCCTCACCGACCTCGACAAAGCCTTGCCCGGCACTTGGCGATGCCGGGACTAGCGAGGTCGGTGGGGCTCAAGTTAGGAGGGATGGCGAAGAAGGCGAAATAGGAGGAGGTAAGAGTGGCGGGGAAGGAAGCGAGATCAACTTGAACCTGGGCAATTCCGTTCAACAAATCGGTGGACGAAGCTTTCATATTTCTGCACAAGTTCTTTAATTGTTTTCCTAAGGAGTCAAAGAGTTGGACATGATTGTAACTTGAACCAGGTCTTTAGCAATGACAAATACAAGAGCATGCTTCACGTAGCAATGGTGAATCGCAACACAAAGAGAATCTCCATCCCGACATTTTATTGCCCATCCCCAAAAGCCCTAATCTAAGTTTCTTCAAcccaaatttgggcgaggcGAAGGCCGACCACCCTTGCCTAGGGTCGGCGAGCTCTGCCAGGCCACTCTAGCATGGGCaagagatcgacccctccaagcaATGGGCAACAACGGCGGCGGGGCCTCACGGCGAGGCCCTACCCTTGTTTGTGTTCCActcgcttcttctttttcaaataatttttcagcttttttttttcagtttttaatttaatttaaataaaattttaaaatataaaataattaaaaatgccacatatgatcagaaaattaatttaaaaatgtcatgtcAGTATTTTCCATTAGATAAATTGACGGTGTTAAAAGAATGATTCGAttatatcaatttgataaattttaggatttaattatactttttacaagttttataactcaattatactttcgtgataaatttttttgggattctGGTGAACATATCTCCGGTGAAAATTAACATtttaaagggaaaagaaaaaattaggattaaggCCGTGACCCGACACACGTCATTGAATTGACGTGGAACCGTTTGACTGATGTCCAATCCACACTGTCTTGTGCGACGGAGGACGGCAGCGATGGCGCGCCAGAATCTGGAAATCAGACAAGTGAGTGGGTTCCCCGGAGAAAATCACTGGAAGCCAATCTGGAAAAATATGCGAGCGCTGGTGATCGGAGAGTAACCGAATGGTGGGGTCTTCGTATATATCACGATTCACTTCACGTGACGCTTTACTCTGTTTCTTTCCCGCGGAAAccctttgaagtttgaacttCCCTTTTTCCCTGCCTTACTCGTGGAAGCCCTAGCCATGGCGGTCCAGGAAGAAGATCGCCCGGACATTCGTGATTTGCCCGACGAGCCTTGGGATTGGGAAGAAATATCTCGCAATCTTCTTTACAACATCGATCAAGGCTCgttcaatctttttcttttagccTCTCCCTCTGATATTGATTCCACGACCCTTTTTCTTGCTTCTCGTATTTGCAGAGTTGGGGGATGAGAGATCTCCATGGGGAAGAAAGAAGCACAGACTTCGTTGGTTGGGGAAGCCGAGAGCGATTCCCCAAGTGATCCTCAAGCTTCAGGACCACAATTTCAGGGAATCTGCTCTTCAATTGCTTAGTTCTTTCCTTTTCGAGGTCTACTCTTGTTCAATGAGAAGTTATTCGAAGCTTCGATCTTCTCATGATTCTGTTTCCTGAAAGTTTTGTCGCTTTGTCGTTTGTCAACAGAAGAGGGAAGAGGACCCAGAGAATTATTACAGAGCGGGATTGCTTCTGTTCCATTCCTGCGGTACCATGGCCATTCTGATACAGGTCATTGCTCCTGTTTACTTTTTACTGTCGCATTAACAATTGTATGTCTCATGTTGCGGAATTTGAAGCTGAATCATTGGTAGGAGACCAGTCGGTGTCGGTTTACACTATGATGAGTTAACGTTGTAATCCTTGTGATTAATGTCACTGTTCTTGTTGTTTTCAAGGCTTCCTCGAAAGAGGAATATTTAACTCTGGCTTGCTTTGCTCTCTAAGGTTATTTAAAAAGTGGTCTGCAAATGGGTTTCTACATTGGTTGAGAATTTCGTTCTGCTTGAAGATCGAGTGTGCGGGGCAGTTTTCTCCTTGATCTCTTTGGAGTTCCTGTGAATGCAAAGAGTTGGCAAGTTATTAATTTTCTCTATCAGCCTTTAAATTGAGGAAAACGAAAGGACTCTGATACTTTTAACATGCAGGCTTTGTAAAAACTGCTTTGGCACATTGAAAAGAGAATCCAGTGTTTTCAATTTGTGGCACAGAGAAAATTCTTCCCTATTTTCATCCGTACTGCCGGTGATGTTTAGATTGATGGGTGGATCTTTGAGTTATGGTTGGTCTTAAGATGCAGGAGGTTCTCTTGATCTATAGGATGATGGCTGATGGAAGTCTAAATGAGAGAGCATGCATGCGACTTATCAATGTCATTATTCTATTCCAGGTAATCTGAAAGCAACTCAAAAAGAAGCTTGTCGGGTGCTGTCTAATGCATTATCATAATTGTTCTTGTTGTCCCTTGTCTAAGTTAACTAATTGCTTCATTGCAGTGCATTGCAGCTAATAGAGAAACTCGGCAAAAGCTCATGAGCTGTAGGTTTCAGAAACTATCATCAGTTTCTGAAATGGCTAATCACACTCCAGCATTTATCTTGATACAAGCtttctcatttcctttcttttcgtTAATTCAGCCTGCATTGTCAACTTCTTGGTACCCTTAGTACCGTTCATATCCAGCCTGGAGGTGTATGACAATGTGAGAGCTGTTGCCTTGTCCGTGTTTGGCATCTTATGCCAGGTACATTCTATTCTCCGTGCAGTGAATCATCAACGACGTCCTCTGATATTAGACAAAATTTAACTTCATCTTCCGTATTAATGTCTTTCTTGAAGGCAAGAGAATCTAGTGCTGTCCAATGGGCTATTGAAAATGAGGTGGTCGAAGTATGCTTGATTAGCATGGACACTGGAAACGAACTCACGAGAGTGGTGAGAATTGCCCTTTGCGTTCTATAACTTCTTAGCATCCCTTTCACCTATTGTCCACCTATTTAAGACTGGGTAAAGTCTCTGCGATTCTCaaattctgttctttctttatcAGATTGGTCTGCACATTGTTGAATCCATACTTCGGGTTGACTTTGGAATATCATACATATTCAGTCCTGCAGCTGATCATCTGTTGAATAAACTGATGAGAACATTGGATAATTTGGTATGTCTTTAACCAGCCATCGTGGCCATCATAATGTGACATTATGTTGCCCAAATCTTAAATCTCCAAACTTCAAATCTTGTCTTTGTTTCAGGTAAATCTGATAGCTGTTGTGCACAACTTCTCTCCTCGAATCCTATTTCACACCATCCGGTGCTATGCTCGCTTATGTCATGATGAAAGGTAATTTACCTTATTTCCCTTTTGGGTTGTGAAGCTGAAAGGTACTAGCGAGCATTTCCTCTTTCGTCATCCAAATGAATCTGGTATGCACAACCAGTGGATATTTGTGTGATTCTATGATTTATTGACACATGCGTGGTGCAGTGCATTGTCAAAATGCTTACGACCTAGTAAATGCTTTTGAATCTTCTAATGCTTAAATGGAGAAATGAATGAAGTGCTGCGAAGTTCTAGCACTTGTTTTTCGGGCAAATATTATACTGTTCTTGATTTATGTGGTGACTCCTGATTCTTAAGTTGAGACCTGGCATTCATGTCTTGCAGGGGACATAATCTTGTGAAGCAGTCACTCCCTGAATCCATCATCAAGGGCACTTTTCATGGAAACCTGAAGGTATTTGCGGATAATTTGGTATCGGATTATACTTTTTAAGAAAGATATGCAAATCTGGCGTCAATAATTTGTGGTTGCAGGACTTTCCGGTAATTCATAGATTGCTTTCACAACTACTACTGATTGCTGGTATAAATGCCTCATGAGCAGCTGCTTCTTCAGTTCACGAGATTTTATCATTCAGAAAGAATCAGGACTAACGGTGTCAAGTGTTTCCTGGAGCTGCTGCATTTCGGGGGTTCAGGTGTTATATTGCATAATGTAGAAAACCGGTTCctcagagagagaaattaccAGATGTTTACCCGCATCTTTTGTTGCGTGTACAAAATCCTCTGTAAATTGCATTTTTGGTTGAAATTCTTAGTAAGATTTCGAATTCTCAAAAGTGTCttgactttttcttcttttttttctactttccttGTTTTGCTGTCCATGATCACGTCTTGCATAAGATGACTCTGCAGGTTTCGcagattttgttctttcttttgcatCTGATGATTAGATTAGGGAAACAACTTTCTGGTTTCTGGACCATCAATCCAGCCAGTAAGTCATTTTTATTGATCTATAATTCGGTTTTACTTCCGGAGACACAGGTTAAAACTAAATTAGGACATGAACTGATGATGGATAGAAATTGTATTACAAGCGCAAATAATCAACTGTTTGAACCGTCAATAATGCTCCTTGGTCTCATTTTTAGAGAAAGATTTTGGGAGGTAGGTTCAGAGGAAGGAAGAAGCATTCACTCTTTAGCATTCAGAAACTGCCGGAATGATGTCGACCGCATCACTTTTCTATAATGGCCGGCACTCATTCCTCTCACATCACGTCATCAAGACGAAATCTTTCCTCCCCAGCAAGCAACAACCTTCCCATTACTCCATCGGAAGGTTCAATCCTTATGCGCAAACGGTAGATCCATTTTctcaagaaggaagaagaagaagcagcagaagCAGCATCATCATCTGGGTCGCAGAAACTTACGAGACTCCAGGCTTCGCCACGCCCATTGCATTTTATAGCTGAAGAATTGGGCGGCGGAGATGGGAACGGAGGAGGATTAGGGTTCTGTGGGGGGTTGGTTTGATGGTGGAGGCGAGGAGGAAGGGCGGAATTTAGGGTTTGGGGTGATTTTGGTGGTGTGTGGACTGAGCTTGGCGTTTGTGGCCGAAATGGAGAGTCTCGTAGGTCGCACGATTTTGGGTTTTGGGTTTGTTGGGGCTTGGCCTGATTGAGAGGGAAGAACAACAGGGTATCTCGATCTTAGGTGTGGAACTcgtgaaattggaaaaaaataataataataatttagcgGCTGGTGGCGGAAGGTGGCCATTGGCGATGGCGGCGGGAGGAGGCGGCAGCGGGTTatagtaataataaaaaaattatttaaaaaattttaaaaaataaaaaaaaatcaattgcagcaatgtcatttcttttaataaattataagaaataaatattgtataattagattaaatataaaaatatttaaataatatgaaTTGGATAAGATCAGGTAGGACATGTGTTGGATATGGGTTGGACCAGATCGAGTCAGGTATAAatcgttaaatttgtactgtAGTAAAATAAGTTAAAACAGATTAGATAGATCAATACGAGTCAAATCATATTCGATCCGATCCGACCCATTCATTTGTCGTCTCGACTCACAAGAATCGCACTCGAAGTTTGGAGCAGAAGGCAAACCGATCGTTGAAAAAAAGAACGGCGTCGTTTTCAATCGGGGCAGAATTAAGATTAGAGCTCTCCTATCTCGCGAAAAGAGCGGAAAAATTAGGGCTTTTGGATTTCCAAGGAAGTCGATGTATTCGCGCTTTTGAGGTTCTTGTTCTTCTCCACGATCTTCGCAGTGTCCGCCAAGACGCTTCTCTCAAAAACCACTGCTACACGGAATCAAACCCTGCGTCGAATGGATAGGAGCGATCAATTAGAACATGAATTTCGTTCATCCAGCTCACAGAATTTGGATTTCATACGACATGAGCGTGAAGAACACTGAATCAGAAGCAAAGCAACATATTTACCTTGCCGTTGGTCACCGACTTGACGAAGCCGTTGAAAAACCCTGAAGCCCTATGCGCTCTcttcacgagagagagagagagagagagtttatatGAGGTACGTTCACGTTTCGCGCTCTGTTTCGATGTGAGGGAAATAAGCTTCTTTTCTCTCTGAATTTTACATTTTCAGTCTCAGACGGGTGCTGTTTTTAGATGATTAGGGCGAAGATTGCTTGGTTTGCTGTTTTCGGATTCTGTAGGACGTAtactgctcttcttcttcctttttcagttGAGATTTTCTAGATAAATCTCACAAGTTCTGGTTCGTTCTTGGAGAATAGTATAATATTAGAACACCATTGCGTAATCTGACTCATTTCCCGACCCATTAGGGCGACTCGCCCCTGAATTAGGTTGGTTCTTCTCCAATAGCATGATTAGCTTCAATTTGTGGCGAACTGGATTCGACTTGTCTTGAGTCCAATGTATTGTTTGTGTTTACCAGATTTTTAGTTCAGTTTAAATATTGTGTGAAAGATATATGTTGTGTTTCACATGGAACTTCTTTGTAAATAAATGAGGCCTTGGTATAGGCTGTCTGTAGATAAAGCTGAAGCATGAAATGGAGATAGATTTGGCTGTTCAGCAAGGATTTTGGTTACACAGGGTTGCTCCTGTGTACTTTTCTATTGATACTAGCAAAGATAGTCTTTGCTTGGTGTTTGAATCATTTGGCAATTCTGGGTATCAATTACGTTAAAATTGCATGTGCAGTGTCTTTGCTTTTTGGAATACGTGAGCGGCCAGCCTGTTTTTTAGTGGGAGGCTAGGCTTCATTATGGCGGATTCTGGTGAGGCTAAGCAGGCTGAACCAGGAAATCTGGAGGAGACAAGTGAAAAGCAAACATCTGAACAGGGTAATTCGTGATGTACCATACAAACTCCTATCTTTCCAGCAGCTTCAAAATCATGCTGCTTGTAGTTTCCCTCTTAAGAATTTTATTATACTGATTCAGTGTTTCTTCCATTGTCAGTGTGTAGCTTTTTCAGGAGACcgtcaaaaaataagaatatcaGGAAGCGGatggttgaagatgatgatgatgaagattcCAAGACGGAGAGTTCAGTGTTACGTACTCAGAGGAAACCTCAAAGGACGGACAATAAGCTGTATTTTTCAACTGGATCCTCCAAAAGCTCGGTGTCTGCAGAATCAAAGATTGATTCTGATAAAACGATATTTCAATTTGAGTCTTCAAAAGAAATTCAAGTTGAGCATGATAGCAGAGCAACAGCAACTCTGGAAACTGAGACTGAGTTCTCAAAAGATGCTCGAGCTATTCGAGAGAGAGTTCTTAAGCAAGCAACTAATGAGATGAGTGGGAAAAGTAAGGACGCTGGTGATGAGAAGCTGTATAAAGGGATCCACGGTTACACTGATTACAAGGCAGGGTTTCGGAGGGAGCAAACAATATCCAGTGAGAAAGCTGGAGGGGCACATGGCCCCCTGCGAGCTTCAGCTCATATTAGAGTCTCAGCAAGGTTTGATTATCAGCCTGACATATGCAAGGACTACAAAGAAACTGGTTATTGCGGGTATGGAGACGCATGTAAATTTATGCATGACAGAGGAGATTACAAACCTGGGTGGCAGTTGGAGAAGGAGTGGGAGGAGGCAGAGAAGGCAAGGAAGCGAAATTTAGCCTTGGGAGGGGATGACgcagatgaagaagatgttgaccAAACAGAGGTTGAAGAGGATGATGAATTGCCCTTTGCATGTTTCATTTGCAGAGAGCGATTTGTTGATCCGGTCGTCACGAAATGCAAGCACTACTTCTGTGAGCATTGTGCACTAAAGGTAGATATCTGCATCCAGTCCTTTTTTCGGTTATTCCCATTTTATCTGGAATATGCTGGCATTATGCTGTGCTGCTAGGGATGGAAAAGGTACACTGCGTTCTTGTTATTGTGCTGCAGTTGTAGCATTTAGTTGGATCATTCTGTAGGTGTGAAATCATTTGCAGAAGCATCACATGCATGATTCCCCTGGGATAATATGATGAGTTTGCTTGGGTAGGTCTACATGGAATCAAAAGTTCCATTGTTATTTAGGTGCCTCTAATTTTAAGTTCTTAAATCAGCTTTGAGATGGTCAAAACAATTAATTTTGGATTAAGTTAGCATTATCCTTTTTCACTTTCAGGGGTTGGTTTGTTAGTCATAGGATGATGTATTCACTGGTAATCAACTAGAAGATTTCTAACATCAGGTCGTACactatgattttttctttttgcaaatgtGGTGGCTCtaatttttgggttttgaaGGGGGCAGAGGGAGTGGTAGTTGTTGCTCTAGGTGATGTTGTGGCAACCTGTGATTATGCTGTGTTTTCTAAAATCCTTCGTGTGTTGGTCAtttctgttttttcccttttatgaTTCTTATATATTTGTGCTCTGAAGTGGTACTTGGAATGATGCATACATGGAGAGTAAATCCTTTGGTAGCTCAGATATGTGCCATCTGTATTTGGTCACTTGCTAGTACAGTGAGTTTTGGTTGGCATGTGAGTAgctgcttttgttttttcccatgTCTTCTGTAGGAGTCATGGATGAGTTCTAATTTGTTGTTCCCTTCGAAATGTCCTGGTCACGGTACTTGAATCTAGGGGTGGTTGTGGTTGCTGCATGTGTGTAGTCctgaggttttcttttttttctgttgtccTGAGTTGGATAGTTTAAAGATTGGCTCCACTCTTAATGATTCAACTTTTTCATTCCATTTTTTCAGCATCATGCGAGGAACAAGAAGTGCTTTGTCTGCAACAAACCCACCTTGGGTATCTTTAATGCTGCTCATGAGATAAGGAAGAAAATGGCTGCAGAAGGTAAATAATGCTTCATTGCTTGCTCAATTTGGTGCATCTACCTGAACCTTCAGACACTTCTTCTGAGTACATGTAGAACTAGCTCACGAGAAACTCTAGAGGTTATATTGTGGTTGGAGAGTGTAATGTCATTGCTTATTTAGTTGTCATGAACTATCGCATTCTGTATCAGCTTGCTGattattttctttgtaaattttcGTCTTACGTAAGTTGCCTATTCTGTATTGTTTTACTCCATCCATTTCTGAAGAAGTAATAACTGGATCATAATCCTCCACATTTGCAAAACTATGGCTCTATGAGACCAATAATACCAtaatctttttcaatttctattaTCTTAGTGGGTATTTATCCTACAGGTCACTTATCATATTTCATACTGAATTATTTTTGGTCATACTCTATTAGTTTCTTCTGCAGTCTCATGTCGTGGAACATCTATAAAAGTTGAGTCTCATCATTAATGATGTTCACTAATGAGAGAACTCCATCAATAGTTATGATCTGTGTTTTCATATGTATATACTTTTATAGATTTGTAAATTGGGTCTTAACATTCAACGAGGTTTAGTAATTCTTgcaaattttccctttctttttgatTGGTCGCATCTTCAAGGAGATATAAACAAAGATGAACTTACAAAagaattcaagaaaagaaaagtcgaTGAAAAAATCAAACCACGTCATTTACTGAGATTTGTTACGtaaacattttatttcatgaattcTCATTGAAGATTATAGGAGATATCATTATCATAAATTTCAGTCAGGTAGAACTCGCCCACTTAAGTTTAACCTGTGCACCATACAGTGTCACTAACTAGTTTAGGAAGCTTAGGAATGCGAAATTCCCACAATTATGGTTGAAATCTATTACAACTTAACTGATGGTTGGGTTTGCGACGAGTTGACTTTGTGGAGTTTGGACATTGATGTCCAGCTCTCAGTGGGTCACCTTTTACTTGTTATGTCTGCCTACTTTTTTCTTCAATCTGGGTCAAATGTCTGCTTGTTCAGTTCTCAAGTGATGGTGATAACAGCATTACATCTGAAGCAAGGATCTGTCAATTTAGCAATACTCTTTTCTTTGGCCAGAACTGACACatgctcttccttttttctttttctttttttgggccagCTGCTCTTTCAATTGTTTATTACAGTGTTAAGAGGGAGTTTTTTTCATGTTCCTGTAGTGATGATACTGTATATTTACTCGTATCTTTGTCGAAAATTATGTGCCTTCCGATGCAGGTGGAAAATGATGGAGTTGTCAATCAAAGTGGCAAATATAGCGAAAAGGTCCAGGGTTGCGCTGGTGATTTCCCTTTTTACTAAAACAGATTGTGAAGTGTTACAACACCTGGACTTTGCTATTAATTAATCCTCTCAGGAACTATTTCTCCACTAGAGAAAAAATTTGATCGACTCATAAAAGAATGAACTAGGAGTTGACCTGAGACAACTATTAGCCCCTGCTAGAAATGCCGTCAACATGGACAGGGTGACAGAAGATGCGTGTTTTTGGACTGAATGGCCTTTCTGTAATTGTCCCATCATTCAAAGTCCGTAGCCTGGACTAGATTGGTTTCATCCTTGCTTTTAATAGCGTTCATTCCGTGAAGATAAGGAGACTGAGTACATATTCATGGTCAATAGTTCCTTCCTTTAGGGTTAGGCTGCCCTTTCTTAAAGTTAAGTTCATCTCGTTCAGAATTATATGGATGTACAATCAGTTGCAGGGCTTGAATGTTTTTATCTTTGCTCTGTCTCATGATTTCACCTTTACATTACTCCTCAAATCATGTCATTCCTATCAGAACGAGCACCTTCGAAGTTGGTACTCTTGGTTTTTACCAACTTGAAAGACATACAGAAAGAAGCCTGTGAGTTTGTTATTCTTGTGATGACAAGGGATGTATTGAAAATTATTATGTTGGACTGATGCTTCACCTTCCGCGTGCAATATCACGGGCTTAACCGACCCTCTCCAGAGTCTTTACATGCATAAGATATCACGGTCGCTTCAACTTGTACAGGTTTATATAGACCAGAATATGAGACCAACACTGGTCAGTTTAAATTGAGCTAGAGCAGGATGGTGTTACTCGTTCGACCTCTTCATTGTTTCTGTAAATCATCTTCCCCGTAGGCATCCATGCTTGAAT
The sequence above is drawn from the Rhodamnia argentea isolate NSW1041297 chromosome 9, ASM2092103v1, whole genome shotgun sequence genome and encodes:
- the LOC125316520 gene encoding uncharacterized protein LOC125316520 isoform X2 gives rise to the protein MAVQEEDRPDIRDLPDEPWDWEEISRNLLYNIDQELGDERSPWGRKKHRLRWLGKPRAIPQVILKLQDHNFRESALQLLSSFLFEKREEDPENYYRAGLLLFHSCGTMAILIQEVLLIYRMMADGSLNERACMRLINVIILFQCIAANRETRQKLMSSCIVNFLVPLVPFISSLEVYDNVRAVALSVFGILCQARESSAVQWAIENEVVEVCLISMDTGNELTRVIGLHIVESILRVDFGISYIFSPAADHLLNKLMRTLDNLVNLIAVVHNFSPRILFHTIRCYARLCHDERGHNLVKQSLPESIIKGTFHGNLKDFPVIHRLLSQLLLIAGINAS
- the LOC125316520 gene encoding uncharacterized protein LOC125316520 isoform X1 — encoded protein: MAVQEEDRPDIRDLPDEPWDWEEISRNLLYNIDQELGDERSPWGRKKHRLRWLGKPRAIPQVILKLQDHNFRESALQLLSSFLFEKREEDPENYYRAGLLLFHSCGTMAILIQEVLLIYRMMADGSLNERACMRLINVIILFQCIAANRETRQKLMSSCIVNFLVPLVPFISSLEVYDNVRAVALSVFGILCQARESSAVQWAIENEVVEVCLISMDTGNELTRVIGLHIVESILRVDFGISYIFSPAADHLLNKLMRTLDNLVNLIAVVHNFSPRILFHTIRCYARLCHDERGHNLVKQSLPESIIKGTFHGNLKLLLQFTRFYHSERIRTNGVKCFLELLHFGGSGVILHNVENRFLRERNYQMFTRIFCCVYKILCKLHFWLKFLVRFRILKSVLTFSSFFSTFLVLLSMITSCIR
- the LOC115730802 gene encoding zinc finger CCCH domain-containing protein 1-like translates to MADSGEAKQAEPGNLEETSEKQTSEQVCSFFRRPSKNKNIRKRMVEDDDDEDSKTESSVLRTQRKPQRTDNKLYFSTGSSKSSVSAESKIDSDKTIFQFESSKEIQVEHDSRATATLETETEFSKDARAIRERVLKQATNEMSGKSKDAGDEKLYKGIHGYTDYKAGFRREQTISSEKAGGAHGPLRASAHIRVSARFDYQPDICKDYKETGYCGYGDACKFMHDRGDYKPGWQLEKEWEEAEKARKRNLALGGDDADEEDVDQTEVEEDDELPFACFICRERFVDPVVTKCKHYFCEHCALKHHARNKKCFVCNKPTLGIFNAAHEIRKKMAAEGGK